In one window of Brassica rapa cultivar Chiifu-401-42 chromosome A07, CAAS_Brap_v3.01, whole genome shotgun sequence DNA:
- the LOC103828419 gene encoding uncharacterized protein LOC103828419 — translation MAGLGWMLLSPSSQRLFHKRVAGVNSALMAEGLALLEAFKSGTSEQLKTVVFESDSAHLIRFLKTGVCIPELYGVTADILSYASVFDSVVFSWISRERNTQADSLAKFALNVSDNMVVDEAFMASN, via the coding sequence ATGGCAGGGCTGGGATGGATGCTCCTCTCACCCTCTTCTCAGCGGCTGTTCCACAAACGGGTGGCTGGGGTAAACTCGGCCCTCATGGCAGAGGGATTAGCTTTACTGGAGGCCTTTAAATCAGGGACAAGTGAGCAGCTGAAGACGGTGGTGTTTGAGTCAGACTCTGCCCATTTGATCAGATTCTTGAAGACCGGCGTTTGCATACCAGAGCTCTATGGAGTGACTGCAGATATCTTATCCTATGCATCTGTTTTCGATTCTGTTGTATTTTCTTGGATTTCTCGGGAGAGAAACACCCAAGCTGATAGTTTAGCAAAGTTCGCTTTGAATGTATCTGACAATATGGTGGTTGATGAAGCTTTTATGGCTTCCAACTAA